The genomic segment GGAAGAAGGCGCGCCCGACACCCTCTTCGGACAACCGAAATCAGAGCGGCTGAGGCAGTTTCTCAGCTCGACCATGGCCGACTGACCAACCACCAAGCAAGGGAGAAACCAATGAAAACATTCATCCTATCCGTCGCCGCGCTGGCCACCTCGGCCAGCCTGGCCATGGCCCAGGACGTGGTGCGCCTCGGCACCGAGGGCGCCTACCCTCCGTGGAACTTCATCAATGACAGCGGCGAAGTCGACGGCTTCGAGCGCGAGCTCGGCGACGAGCTCTGCACCCGCGCCGAGCTGACCTGCGAATGGGTCACCAACGATTGGGATTCGATCATCCCCAACCTCGTCTCGGGCAACTACGATGTCATCATCGCCGGCATGTCCATCACCGACGAGCGTGACGAGGTGATCGACTTCACCCAGAACTACACCCCGCCGGACCCTTCCGCCTATCTCGCGATGGATGAAGGCCTCGACCTCGAAGGCGCCGTGATCGCCGCCCAGACCGGCACGATCCAGGCCGCCTTCATCGCCGACAAGGGCTGGACGCTCGTCGAATTCGCCACGCCCGAGGAAACCATCGCCGCCGTCCGCAACGGCGAGGCCGACGCGGTGCTGGCCGACAAATCCTACCTCGCGCCCATCGCGGCCGAGGAAGACGCCCTGATGCTCCTCTCGCAGGAAGAGGAAATCGGCGGCGGCGTCGGCCTCGGCGTCCGCGAAAGCGACACCGAGCTGAAAGAGACGCTCGACGCGGCCATCCAGTCGATGAAGGACGACGGCTCGCTCAACGAGATGATCACCAAATGGGAGGTCGCCACGACCTTCTGATCGATCGCGGGGGCGGGCCTGACCGGGCCCGCCCCTTCTGCCAACGGGCGCCAAGACCCGTGGATGGGGGACACCGGCCATTTTCGCCTTCTGCACAGATCCCGAGACGCTCGGCAATTTCCAGTGGCTTGCCTGCTACATGACCACCGGCAAGCACATGTCGCTCTACGTCTCCGTCTTCGTGGTGCTGGCCCTGCTGGGCATCACCGCCCCGGTCGCGCTGGCCTTCGGCTTTGGCGGCGCCGTCGCCGCCCGCTCGCGCATCGCGCCCCTAAGCTGGTTCGGCAAGGCCTATATCGCCATCGTGCGCGGCGTGCCGGATATCGCCTTCTTCCTCTTCTTCGTCATCGCCCTCGACCAGTTCTTCGAATGGATCCGCCACGAGGTGAAATGCCCCGGCTGGGATCAGCCCATTCGGCAAGGCAACGATTTCATCGTCTGCGCGCAGGCCAAGCTGCCGCTCTCGACCTCCCCGCAATGGGTGCATGAAACCTACGGCTTCTTCCTCGCCGTGCTGACCTTCGCCATCGTCTTCGGCGCCTTCTCGGCCAACGTTCTCTTCGGCGCCATGCGCGCCGTGCCACGGGCGCAACTGGAAACGGCCGAGGCCTACGGCATGTCCCGCCGCCAGACCTTCTGGCGCATCCTCGTGCCGCAAA from the Roseovarius indicus genome contains:
- a CDS encoding ABC transporter permease, which translates into the protein MFAFCTDPETLGNFQWLACYMTTGKHMSLYVSVFVVLALLGITAPVALAFGFGGAVAARSRIAPLSWFGKAYIAIVRGVPDIAFFLFFVIALDQFFEWIRHEVKCPGWDQPIRQGNDFIVCAQAKLPLSTSPQWVHETYGFFLAVLTFAIVFGAFSANVLFGAMRAVPRAQLETAEAYGMSRRQTFWRILVPQMWVYALPGLSNLWMVLIKATPLLFLLGVEDIVYWARELGGTANPRFTDYPHGDWRMWYFLALLVFYLGFTRVSEIFLEKLMVKLSHGQATTAGEAQRKAGA
- a CDS encoding transporter substrate-binding domain-containing protein, producing MKTFILSVAALATSASLAMAQDVVRLGTEGAYPPWNFINDSGEVDGFERELGDELCTRAELTCEWVTNDWDSIIPNLVSGNYDVIIAGMSITDERDEVIDFTQNYTPPDPSAYLAMDEGLDLEGAVIAAQTGTIQAAFIADKGWTLVEFATPEETIAAVRNGEADAVLADKSYLAPIAAEEDALMLLSQEEEIGGGVGLGVRESDTELKETLDAAIQSMKDDGSLNEMITKWEVATTF